The following nucleotide sequence is from Acidimicrobiia bacterium.
CTCGGGCGTGTTCGGGCATCGCATCTCTATGCTCGATTTCAGCCCGCATGATCTCGCCTACATCCGAACAGTGGAGACGATCGTCGAGATCCAGGACCGGGCCGGCGTAGAGACGGCCGTTGCGCTCTCCGGTTCCGCCGCCCAGTCGAAGATCCAGACGTTTCCCGGCGATTGTGACTTCTTTGAGCGGGTCAACATCCTGGCGGCCACCCGGCAGGAGGCCTGCGAGATCCTGGGGGACCTCGTGCTGCAGAAGGCGCTGTCGACCCTCGAAGGTGAGACTTATCGGCTCATAGAGGTCAAGTTCGGTGAGTATCCGGAGAGCCTTTGCCTGGGCGACCTGGAGCTTCCGGCGGGCTCGCTCATTTCCTGGGATGTCGAAGCGCTTCGGGCCGGCGCCGTCTCGGCCTTCACTTCCGATGGCAGTCCGCGCGCCGTTACCTGGGCGGAGGCTGCCCGGCAACCGGGGTGGTGCAAGCTGGATTGGGTGGTAGCCGACCCGGTCAGAGGACACATCTCAAACGCCAGCAACATGCTCGATGCCACGTGGGAGTCACCGGACGGGGCGATCGTTCCGCTGGACGGCTACCTCGACCCCTACTTCCAGGAGGTCTACCTCGAGGCGGATTCGATACCGTTGTTCTCGAAGATCGTCAAGCAGGTCTCAACGGATGCGCTCGACACGTACGTGGGGGAGCTCGAAGCGCAAGTCCGCAAATACGTGGGCCACGAGCCGAAGAACTTTGGCAAAGCGGCCAAGCGGATGTACAACATCTTTCGACTGCAAGGGCGATATGAAGAGGCTTCGTTCCTCCGCGAGCTCTTCGACGAGCCTGCGACTGTCCTCTATCAGGTGTGGTCCCTACTCCGCAGTCTCGAGGAAGCCGCCGACCCCGGCTCTCCGATCGACCGCGATACGGTGCTGAGGCAGGCAGATGAGCTGATCCTCACCGTCGTCCGCACTCTCGAAGGCGACGCGGAGGCTGCGATCGTCACCCACCTGTTACTCCTGCGCGACAGCATCAGCCGTGATAGAGACCTCGAAGGCAGGTCCGTCGCCGTCGCCTCGGCTCGGGAGGACCTCGTCCAACTCGTCAACGACTACTTCTACGATCGGATCACCGCAGTGCCGGCCCTGCGTGACTATGTGATGGACCTCGAATCGACCGTTCCGCCGGTCGGGTGAATTCAGTTGTGAAGGACCTGAAGAGCCAGTTCGACCGTTTGGTCTCTGCTCAGCATGCGACCGCGGCTACGGAGAGCTTCAAACTGGGTGGTCCCGAGCTCGTCCTGGAGTGAGGCGACCACATTGTCGTGGCCGGCCCGGTTGGCGGCGGGTACTGGTGCCCGGGCCACATCCCGGATCGCTTCTTCGGCTCCGTAGAGCTTCGCCGCACTGCCTGCGTCCCCTCGCCGCGTGGCGAGTACGGCGGTTGTGAAGAGCACTCTCGCCACCCCTACCGGCGAGTCGAGGTCGACGAACGCCTCCAGGGACTCGATGAGGAGGAGAGCCGCCATGTCTTCCGACCCATGCGAGGCCTCGAGGTCGGCGGTGTACTGAGCGGCGTCGGCCACGCCCAGTCGATTCCCGAGCTGCCGGTTGATCTCGAGAGACTGATGGTGGAGATCGAGCGCGGTGTCGGCCCGCCCCTCCAGTTCGTCCACGAATCCCAGGCGAAGAAGACAATGGGCCCGCTCACGATCATCGCCGATCTTCTCGAACCGGTCTCTGGCCGCCTCGAAGTGTTCTCGCGCTGTGGCGACTTCGCCGAGGTTCACGAGTGCGATGCCGAGATTGAGCTCCGCAGTTGCTACTCCCCGGACGTCTCCGAGTGCCTCGAACATCGTCGAGGACTCCTCATATCGCTGCCTGGCTGTTGCATAATCCCCGGACTGGAGTGCCAGCACGCCGATTCCGTTCAGAACGCGAGCCACCCTCCCGGTCTCGCCTGCTCCACGTTCGATTTCCAGGGCTCGCTCCATCGAGATACGGGCGGCGGTGTAGTCGTCCATCGAGTAGGCGAGGACTCCGAGGGTCCACTCCGCTTTGGCCACGAGGTCCTCGGGAAGGTCGCGGTATCGGTCGAGCAGGTCGAGGAGGCGTTTCCTGCCCTCGGGAGCGTATCCCCGATGCATCCAGAATGAGGTGAGGGCGTCGGCCAGTTCGATCGCGGCGACGGGATTATCGGCGGTGGCACGATCTAGGGCGGCCCGGAGGTTGTCGTGGTCCTGATCGAGCCTGGCGAACCAGACCGGTTCATCGGGTCCACCTACCGAAGCAGCTGCATTTCTAGCTCCGGCCAGGTAGTAGTCGAGGTGCCGGCCTGCACAGACGCCGGTCAAATCCGCTTCATCCAGTCGGGCGGCGGCGAACTCACGCAGCGTTTCGAGAGAGCGATATCGGGTCGGCCGGTCGGGGACGATCTCTGCTTGCAGCAGCGACTTCTCGACCAGGCCGCCGATGAGGTCGAGTGTTTCTGATGTTGTTTCCCCTACATGGTGGGCAGCCTCCAGGGTGAAGCCGCCCTTGAACACCGATAAGCGGTCGAACAGCTTGCGCTCATCGTCATTCAGGAGGTCGTAGCTCCAGCGGATCGTCTCGCGGAGGGCGACATGTCGGTGCGGCAGGCCCCTGTCTCCGCGGGTCAGGAGGGAGAGTCGTTCGTCCAGTCGTTCGGCGATCTCGGGAATACTCAGCACGTTCGCCCGAGCGGCTGCAAGCTCGATGGCGAGCGGTAGGCCGTCGAGCCTGCGGCAGATCTGTCCCGCGGCCGGCAGAGTCCCGGCATCCTCTTCCAGGTCCGGATTGCGGCGCCGGGCGCGATCGATGAACAGGATGACGGCATCGGCTTTGGCGATGCCGTCGGGTGGGTCGGCCGGATCGGGGAGCCGCATCGGTGGCACGGTCCAGGAGGTCTCGCCCTGCACATTGAGACGCTGGCGGCTGGTTGCCAGCACCGAGGTGCCCTCGGGGTCGGTCGGCAGCTTCGAGAGCAGGTGGACGGATCCGTCGATGACATGTTCGCAGTTGTCGAGGATCAGAAGCGTCCGTTTCGCCCACAGGAACTTCCGGATGGCTTCGATGACGTCTTGGCCCGGTTCCGGTGCAACGCCGAGGGTTTCTGCGACTGTGTCGGTGATCTCGTCTCCGGGCGTGAGTGGAGCGAGGTCGACGAACCAGACGCCGTCTGGGTAATCGGAGAGGAGGGATCCGCCGATCTCCAAGGCGAGTCGGGTCTTGCCGCAGCCTCCCGGCCCGGTCAGCGTGACCAGGGGACGCTGTCGGGTGAGTGCAGTGATGCGTTCGAGTTCCTGGTGCCGCCCGATGAAGGCGGTCGCGGGCGGGTCGAGGTTGGTGGGAGTCTCGGCGGACGCAGTGGTGAGGGTCAACCTGGGGTCCTGAAGCAAGATACTCTCTTCCAGGTCCTGAAGGGGTGGGCCTGGCTCGATTCCGAGTTCTTCCCCGAGGACGTCTGCCGCGCGCTTGTATGTGCGGAGAGCATCTGCTTGACGTCCTTCCCGATAGAGCGCCAGCATCAACTGCTCCCAGTGCCGCTCACGCAGCGGGTGATACTTCACGAGCTTCTCGAGTTCGGCGATCAGCCCACCGTGCTTCCCGATGGCCAGATCGGCGTCGATCCGATCGCCTATTGCACCGGCGCGAAGTTCGTCCAATCGGGTCGCCTCGATCTGGGCTCCGTCGAGATGGCGAACGTCTGCCAGAGCATCACCGCGCCAGAGCGCCAGTGCTTCCGTCAGGGTGACGGCGGCCGCGCCCGCAGAACCAGAAGCCATGGCGGCGCGCCCCCTGCGGACCAGGTCTTCGAAACGGCTGGCATCGATGCACGCCTCGTCGACCTCGAGTGAGTATCCACCACTTGTCGTGACGATGACGGCGGGTGATCCACCGTTGTGCTGAGCCAGCAGTTTGCGCAACTTGGCGATATAGACCTGGAGAGCCGAGGTGGCAGTTGCCGGAGGTCGAGCATCCCAGAGTCGATCTATCAAACGATCGGTGGAAACGACCCGGTTCCGATGGAGCAACAGGAGGGTTAGGAGATCCCGTTGGCGCGTGCTTCCGGGCAGGATGCTGTGGCCCCCTGCCAGCAGGTCGACCGGCCCCAATAGCCGGAACTCCATGGCTTCTGCCATCCCTGTCCTCTCCCTACGCAGATCGTAGCTGTGGCGGATCGCTCACGCAGCGTGCAAATTCAGCTCTGTCTGCGGTGCCGGCGCGTGTGTCTCTCAGTGCGCCCGTGCACAACGGAAACTCACGACCCCGGGCTCACCGCTCGTTCCACCACGAACTCCGCGGACTTCGCCATCGCGCGCGCCGTTGCCGGGTGGCCCGGAATCAAAGCGGGCCAGACGTGGAACATATCCGGTTCGAGAATCAGGTCGACGTCCGCGCCGTCCCGTTTGGCCGCCTCGGCCAGGTTGAGGGAGTCGTCGAGGATCATCTCCCTCCCCCCGGCGAAAATGAGCATCGGTGCAATCCCCGTGAAGTCCCCGTACCTCGGTGAGACATACGGGTTGCGCGGGTCGGCGGTACCGATGTACTCCAGGTTGGGACGGGCATCGCCAAGGGGAAGGTAGTCCGTTTGCCAGTTCCGCCGCAGGCTCTCGCTTTGGTGTTCGAGGTCGGTGTAGGGGGAGAAGAGGATGCTGCCGGCCGGAAGGGGATGGTGCTCATCCCTGAGACGGAGCAGGAGCGCGGTGGCCAGTCCACCGCCGGCGGAGTCTCCGGCCAGAATGATCTTCCCAGGTTCGATTCCCTCTTCTAGGAGCCCCAGGTAGGCGGACAGTGCATCGTCGACCGCCGCCGGAAACGGATGCGCAGGAGCAATCCGGTAGTCGGCGACGAATGAGCGGGTGTGGGTCTCCCAGGTCAACCGGGCAACGAAGCGCCGATGGGTGGCCGGGTTGCCTGAGAGGTACGCACCGCCGTGGAGGTAGAGGATGGTCGCCCGGTCATCCAGGTGGCCGCCCCGTTCATGCCATTCCCCTCGTATGGATCCGACGGATCCCGGGCGCACCGCGACCAGGTCGCGCAGGCTCCGCGGTAGACGGGGATTGAAACTCGCCTCGAGTGCTCTCCGTTCGGCTCTGTCGCCGCCGACGGCGCTCGCCATGATGAAGGCGCGCAGGGCCACCACCGTCATCTCTACCGACCATGACCAGGTCGGGACGACGGGGCCTCTGAAGATCCGGTGGAAGGTCCGGCCGACGACTGCAACGAGTACGGCCAGCGCCAGGCGAATAATGAGTCTGATTCTTCCCATCCCACCACGATACGCCGCTCGAATGACAGTGTTGGTTCCTGTGGCCATCCGTCGATTCAACGAACACCCGGGCCGCTAGCCTCAACTGCTTATGGGGCGCTTCCTGGTCAGGCGGATCATTTCCTCGGTCATCACCCTATTTCTGTTCGCCACCGTGGTCTTCTTCGTCGCCAAGGTCATGATGCCGGGCGATTTCACGAACAACTTCATGCCGGGTCTCGGAGAAGGGAGAGCCGAGCTCCAGGCAGAGTTGGGTCTCGACCGGCCCCTTTTCGAGCAATGGTGGCGGTTCATGGAGAGCTTCGTTCGGGGGCGCTTCGGGGAGACAACCGACGGACGTCCGATTCTCGACCTCATGACAACTCTGCTGCCGTGGAGCCTTCTGATCTTCACGCTCTCGATCGGCCTGGCGTTCTTGACCGGCCACTGGCTCGGCAAGGTCGTCGGCTGGTCGAAGAGCCGTCGGCTGAAGGCCATCATCCGCCTGGGTGCAGTGACGACCCACACGCTCTTTCCCCCGTTCCTCACCTTCGTGCTGGCGGTCGCCTGGATCAACCTGGCCGGTCTGGCCGGTCGCAGCGCCATGATCAGCCTCGCCGACGTCGATCAGGGTGCGATCAGGGTCGGGAGATCTTTCATGATCCTGCCGACCACGGGTGACCCTCTGCTCTGGCAGATGTCCGCCGCCTTCGTCGTGACCGGGATCGTGGTTCTGAGTATGCAGAGGCCCTTCCTGCGATTGTTCCGGCGTCGCATTCCCGGGTGGGTTCTGTTCCTCCTGTGGGTTGGACTCAACCTGGCTTTCTGGCAGTACCTCGGCGAACGCGCCAAGGCTCTCGACGTTCTCTTTCTGCTTTCCCTCCCGTTGCTGGCAGTCGCCATACTGACGATCGGAGAGATCATCCTCGTGGTGGAAGCAGCCATGGACGGAGTGGCTCAGGAGGCCTATATACATACGGCGCGGGCCATCGGCATGCCGGAGAAGCAGGTACGCAACCGCCATGCGGCAAGAGTGGCGCTGCTACCCGCCCTCAGCCGTTTCGTCGTTTCGTTGCCGTTCGTACTGTCGGGCCTGGTCATCGTCGAGTATGCCTTCTCGGTACCCGCCCACTACGGAGCATCGATCAACTTCCCCGGGTTGAGCTCGGTGCTGTTCGCTTCGCTGCAGGCGAGGGACTACCCGCTAGTAGTAGGAGGCTTGCTATTCATCGGGTTGATCTCGGTGGGAGCCCGGATCGTGCTCGACGTGCTGCACGCCATGCTCGATCCTCGAACCCGCTACGGCCAGACCGACCGGCCGACTGAGATGGCGATATGAAACGCCGGTCATGGTGGAGCATCGCATGGGTGCGGTTCCGGTCGAACAAGCTGGCAATGTTCGGCGTGTTCCTCATCGGCATGTATGCGGCAGCTGCCTTCGTGCATCCGATCTTGATGGCAACGGTCTGGGATCGCGACACCTACCACCCGATCTACGGGCATGACGACGTCATCGTCCAGAAGGAAGTCGTCCTGGTTGTGACCGACGATGACACACAAATTCAACTGATGCGGGCCCGGATGGTGAATCCGTTCGTTGAAGTCGGTGAATCAGTGTCCGAGGTCACCCTCCCCGAACCGTTCACGGTCGAGCATCCGCTCGGTGTGGACAATCTTGGACGGGACGTCTTGTCGATGGTGCTGGCGGCGAGCACTCCGAGTTTTGTGGTCGGCCTTTCCGCGGCGATCACGACCGCGGTCGTCGGGCTGCTGGTGGCGACGACTGCTGCGTATTGGCGAGGGCCGACCGACATGATCCTGACCGAGGTGTCCGACACCCTCCAACTGCTCCCGGCGCCCTTACTGATGGTTATTCTCGGTGCCGGGCCGTTTCGGGATTCGCTCGGTCCACTTGCCTTCGGGTTGATCTACGGTGTCGTCGCCGGGGCATCGGGTGCGGCCATCGTGCTGCGGAGCCAGGCCTTGAGCGTGTTGAGCAGACCATTCATCGACGCCACCCGTGTGGCGGGGGCGGGTGCCAAACAGATCATTCTGAGGCATCTGTTGCCGCATCTGGTGCCGGTGGCAGCCCTCTACATGTTGCTCGGCGCCAGCGGAGCAATCGTGGCGGATGGGTTCGTGTCGTTTCTCGGCTTCAGCAACACCCGGCTGAACTGGGGAACCATCATCTTCTTTGCCATGTCGCTCCCTCCGGCCAACCGGGCCGGGATTCCGTGGGAAGCGATCATCGCCGCTGCGGGTGCAATCAGCCTGTTTTCTGCGGCGTTCTACCTGGTTGGTTTGGGGTTCCGAGACATCGCCCGGGCAACCGACTGAGGGCTAACGGAGTCGACCGGCGCAAAGCGCCGGTCGACTTCTTGTACTAGCTACTAGGTACGTCTTCTAGTAACGGTCGCCGCCGCCTCCACCGCCCGGGCGGCGCTCCTGGCGTGGGCGAGCCTCGTTGACGGTCAGACGGCGTCCGTCCATGTCGGATCCGTCGAGCTTCTCGATCGCTTCGCGTCCTTCGTCATCGTTGGCCATCTCGATGAACCCGAACCCACGGGAGCGACCGGTGGCGCGGTCCATGATGACCTGGGAGGAGGTGACCTCACCGAAGGGGGTGAACACGCTCTCGAGATCCGAAGACGTGAATGTATAGGGCAAGTTGCCTACATAGATGTTCATTACCGATTTCCTTCTGAAACAACCGACACGAGCTCGACCGTAAAGGTGAGCGCTTGACCGGCGAGCGGATGATTGGCATCGACCTGCACAGTCGCTTCCGATACGTTCAGCACGATTGCCGGCTGCCCGGTGGCTAGTTGCACCGAGTCGCCGACGGTGAGTCCGTCGGGAGCGTTTGCTGCTGGTACGTCGAACACGAGGTCGTCCCGCGTCTCGCCGTACGCATCGCCCGGTTCGAGTCGGAATGTGGCGGACTCGTCAACGGAAAGGGGTTCCACGGCCCGTTCAAACCCGGGAATCACCTGGCCGGCACCCATCTCGAATTCGAGAGGATCGCCGTCGAGTGATGAATCGAACTCCGATCCATCGTCGAGCATTCCCGTGTAGTGAACCGTGACCCGGTCGCCGGAAGCCGGCATTCGGGTCTCCTTTCTCGCTTCTCGTCCCACACAGCACACCACCCGGCCAGGCCGGTCATGACATGCGGCACGGGTCTGGCTACAGGCCCCAAACCCGAACTCCTGGAACGGAAAAGAGACGCTGCAGTCGCAGTTCGTGCAACTGCCGGAAAGGACTCTAGCGCGCGTATTTCTGGGGTCCAGGCAGAATTTGCTTCAGAGATTTCTCCGCAATGCAATGGTGCGAATTCGATACACAGCATTGCCGAGAAAACTCAGGGGGCCTCATCGGTGGCCGCCCAGAGGTCACGCATCAAGGACGACCGGTCCAGTAGTTCATCGAGTGTTCCGCGTTCCACGAGGCGACCGCCGTCCATCACCAGGATCTGATCGGCGCGTTGCAGTGCCACCCGACGGTGGGAGACGACCAGGCAGGTCACATCCCGGCGTTCGAATAGGCGCGTCCACAGCTCGGCTTCGGTGTGAAGGTCCAGCGCCGACGAGAGATCGTCAAACACCAGCAACTCGGCCTCGGTGGCGAACATTCGCGCCGCCGCCGACCGCTGAAGTTGACCGCCCGACAATTTCACGCCCCGGGCGCCGACCATCGTGTCAAGGCCGTCCTCGAGGCGCTCGAGATCGGGATCCAGCACGGCCAGTGCCACCGCTTCCCGCAACCGCTCCCGGGTGACGCGTTGCCCGAGGGCAATGTTGTCGGCCAATGTGTCGGAAAACAACCGGGGCACCTGAGGCGTGTAGGCCGAGCGCGGCGGGGTCAAGAACGAGGCGGGATCCGTGATCTCGTGTCCATTCCAGGTGATAGAGCCCTCAAACGGGACCAGTCCGAGCAGCGCCCGCAACAGGGTCGTCTTGCCGGAGCCGATCTTGCCTGTAATCACGGTGAAGGTGCTGCGATCAAGTGTGAACGAGATGTCCGCGATTCCATCCTCGGAGTCCGGATACCGGAAGGTCAGATTGCTCACATCGAGATGCTGCAGGCGGTCGGCAGCCTCGAGACGAACCGGCGGCAGGGATGGGACATCGCCGGAGAGAGGAACGCGGGTCCTTTCCATCAGCGCTTCATCCGGCGCATCAACGGCGAGTCTCTTGACCCGTTCGAACGCAACTCCGGTTCTCCGGTACTGAGCAATGATGTCGCCCACGAATGCCGTGTAGCCCGTGAGTCGGGGCAGGTAGGTCAAGAACACGGCGAGGTCGCCGACTGTGAAGGTACCGTCCCGGATGGCCCCGGCGGCGACGATGAGGACGAGGGCGGTCCCGACAGTGGCCATGTTGGTATTGATGGAGCGCAGCAGTTCGGTGAGAAAGGTGTCCCGGAGGGCCGCGGCGCGGCGCGTCTGGTTGAGCTGCCGGAATTCACCGAGAAGAGCCTTCTCGGCGCGGGCGAGTTTCACCGCTTGCACTGCGCCGAACGTCTCGCCCACGAAGCCCGTCACGTTCTCAGTGGCGGTGCGCATCACCCGCCTCCGGTTGCGGATCTGAGGGCTCAGCGACTGCGTGAGCACCCCGGTGAGGAGGAGTGGGATGAGGATCAATCCGGTGAGCCCGGCGTCGATCCTGGCCATGACGAACACCGAGCCCAGGCCGAACGCGACCACCCCGCCGAGGTCGACCCAGTTCTCCACGTACTCCAGAAGGTCGTCGATGTCATCCCGAAACGTTGAGATCGCCTGGGAAGGGTCGACGGCTATCGTTCGCGAACCGGGGGCTTCCAGCAGCCAGCGAAGCAAGTTTCTTCGCAGCTGGAGGGCCTGATCGTTCCAGTAAGTGATCCAGGCCACATCCGCAAACCAGAGCACTCCGTTGCGTCCGATCGCAAGAGCAGCGAACACAATCACGGCGGTCCATGGACTCGCTCCGGCCGGACCTGTGCCGGCCAGCCGATCGAAGACCTGGCCGATCAACAACCCGAAAACGATCGGGAGGGAGTGGACGATGGTCCACAACACTGCACTGAACGAGAAGAGCGCCGGCCGGTAGCGGATCATCTCCCAGGCGAGTCGGAGTGTGCTCATCTCGACCCCTTCGAGTGGGCATGTCTGCGCTCATCCGCACTACGGCCGAGCACGTCGCTCTGGTCCCCGGCTGTGAGCAAGCGTGAGTAGTAGCTAGAAGGATCGGCAGCCAGCACCTTCCGTGGGCCGAGCTCGGCGATCCGGCCGGCCTCGACGACCATGATCTCATCGGCCCGTTGCACGGTGTCCAGCCGGTGGGCGACGATTACGACGGTTCGGTCTCGAAACATCCGCTCGGTGGCGAGCGACAGCACCGACTCGGTGGCCGGATCGAGACGGGAGGATGGCTCGTCGAGGATGACCAGCCCCGGGTCCTGGAGAAACACCCTGGCGAAGGCGAGGAGTTGCGACTCTCCTGCCGAGAGTCCGGCGCCGGAGGCGCCCAGCAGTGTGTCGAGCCCGAGTGACCCGACCCATTCACCGAGTCCGGCGGCCTCGAGCGTTCCCAGGATGTCGGCGTCCGGCCGGGTGTGGTCGAAGAAGGTCAGGTTGTCGCGAACCGAAGCACGAAATAGCTGCACATCCTGCGTCACGACCCCCACCCGGGCTCGCAGCGACGTGGGCGCCACGGAGCGTATGTCGATCCCTCCGATTGATACCGAACCCGCGGTCGGATCGTACAGACGAGAAATCAGTCGCGTAATAGTGGTCTTGCCGCCCCCGGTCCGGCCGAGGAGCCCGAGTACGCGTCCGGCTTCGAGTTCGAATGAGACCTCGTGCAACACCGACCGTTGGTCGTACGAGAAGGCGACATCATCAAAGGAGACCGAAAGCGGCCCTTCGGGCAGTTTGGTCGTCCCTGACTCGTCGATCCGGCTCGTCAAGCCGCGTAGTTCGTCGATTCGTATGATGCCGCCTGCCGCCTTCTGAAGTTCCTGAAACTCCTGTGCCACTTGCTCGATTGGGGTTCTCACGAGTTGGGTGTACTGGACGATCAGGTAGGCGGTCCCGATGGTGATTTCCCCGCGCAGCACGAGCCACACTCCGACGGTGAGTGAAATAGCGTCTCCGGACCAGAAGGCGATGTTTGATGCCGTCCAGAAGATCGTCCGTTTCTTCCATGCCGCCGTCGTGCGAAAGAAGAAGTCACGCATGACGCCGACGAATCGGAGCATGACGAACGGACCTGCCCCGTTGGCCCGGATGTCGTCG
It contains:
- a CDS encoding ABC transporter permease subunit, yielding MKRRSWWSIAWVRFRSNKLAMFGVFLIGMYAAAAFVHPILMATVWDRDTYHPIYGHDDVIVQKEVVLVVTDDDTQIQLMRARMVNPFVEVGESVSEVTLPEPFTVEHPLGVDNLGRDVLSMVLAASTPSFVVGLSAAITTAVVGLLVATTAAYWRGPTDMILTEVSDTLQLLPAPLLMVILGAGPFRDSLGPLAFGLIYGVVAGASGAAIVLRSQALSVLSRPFIDATRVAGAGAKQIILRHLLPHLVPVAALYMLLGASGAIVADGFVSFLGFSNTRLNWGTIIFFAMSLPPANRAGIPWEAIIAAAGAISLFSAAFYLVGLGFRDIARATD
- a CDS encoding BTAD domain-containing putative transcriptional regulator, with amino-acid sequence MAEAMEFRLLGPVDLLAGGHSILPGSTRQRDLLTLLLLHRNRVVSTDRLIDRLWDARPPATATSALQVYIAKLRKLLAQHNGGSPAVIVTTSGGYSLEVDEACIDASRFEDLVRRGRAAMASGSAGAAAVTLTEALALWRGDALADVRHLDGAQIEATRLDELRAGAIGDRIDADLAIGKHGGLIAELEKLVKYHPLRERHWEQLMLALYREGRQADALRTYKRAADVLGEELGIEPGPPLQDLEESILLQDPRLTLTTASAETPTNLDPPATAFIGRHQELERITALTRQRPLVTLTGPGGCGKTRLALEIGGSLLSDYPDGVWFVDLAPLTPGDEITDTVAETLGVAPEPGQDVIEAIRKFLWAKRTLLILDNCEHVIDGSVHLLSKLPTDPEGTSVLATSRQRLNVQGETSWTVPPMRLPDPADPPDGIAKADAVILFIDRARRRNPDLEEDAGTLPAAGQICRRLDGLPLAIELAAARANVLSIPEIAERLDERLSLLTRGDRGLPHRHVALRETIRWSYDLLNDDERKLFDRLSVFKGGFTLEAAHHVGETTSETLDLIGGLVEKSLLQAEIVPDRPTRYRSLETLREFAAARLDEADLTGVCAGRHLDYYLAGARNAAASVGGPDEPVWFARLDQDHDNLRAALDRATADNPVAAIELADALTSFWMHRGYAPEGRKRLLDLLDRYRDLPEDLVAKAEWTLGVLAYSMDDYTAARISMERALEIERGAGETGRVARVLNGIGVLALQSGDYATARQRYEESSTMFEALGDVRGVATAELNLGIALVNLGEVATAREHFEAARDRFEKIGDDRERAHCLLRLGFVDELEGRADTALDLHHQSLEINRQLGNRLGVADAAQYTADLEASHGSEDMAALLLIESLEAFVDLDSPVGVARVLFTTAVLATRRGDAGSAAKLYGAEEAIRDVARAPVPAANRAGHDNVVASLQDELGTTQFEALRSRGRMLSRDQTVELALQVLHN
- a CDS encoding ABC transporter ATP-binding protein translates to TIRPTRPRFNPQNHHQPTESVDPGLVRLLGSGLLLVGVLVVSWFTDWRMGLAISAYVAAVLTLILKMRRLAVKASEEERETSAQLYGFIEERLAGIDDIRANGAGPFVMLRFVGVMRDFFFRTTAAWKKRTIFWTASNIAFWSGDAISLTVGVWLVLRGEITIGTAYLIVQYTQLVRTPIEQVAQEFQELQKAAGGIIRIDELRGLTSRIDESGTTKLPEGPLSVSFDDVAFSYDQRSVLHEVSFELEAGRVLGLLGRTGGGKTTITRLISRLYDPTAGSVSIGGIDIRSVAPTSLRARVGVVTQDVQLFRASVRDNLTFFDHTRPDADILGTLEAAGLGEWVGSLGLDTLLGASGAGLSAGESQLLAFARVFLQDPGLVILDEPSSRLDPATESVLSLATERMFRDRTVVIVAHRLDTVQRADEIMVVEAGRIAELGPRKVLAADPSSYYSRLLTAGDQSDVLGRSADERRHAHSKGSR
- a CDS encoding ABC transporter ATP-binding protein, which gives rise to MSTLRLAWEMIRYRPALFSFSAVLWTIVHSLPIVFGLLIGQVFDRLAGTGPAGASPWTAVIVFAALAIGRNGVLWFADVAWITYWNDQALQLRRNLLRWLLEAPGSRTIAVDPSQAISTFRDDIDDLLEYVENWVDLGGVVAFGLGSVFVMARIDAGLTGLILIPLLLTGVLTQSLSPQIRNRRRVMRTATENVTGFVGETFGAVQAVKLARAEKALLGEFRQLNQTRRAAALRDTFLTELLRSINTNMATVGTALVLIVAAGAIRDGTFTVGDLAVFLTYLPRLTGYTAFVGDIIAQYRRTGVAFERVKRLAVDAPDEALMERTRVPLSGDVPSLPPVRLEAADRLQHLDVSNLTFRYPDSEDGIADISFTLDRSTFTVITGKIGSGKTTLLRALLGLVPFEGSITWNGHEITDPASFLTPPRSAYTPQVPRLFSDTLADNIALGQRVTRERLREAVALAVLDPDLERLEDGLDTMVGARGVKLSGGQLQRSAAARMFATEAELLVFDDLSSALDLHTEAELWTRLFERRDVTCLVVSHRRVALQRADQILVMDGGRLVERGTLDELLDRSSLMRDLWAATDEAP
- a CDS encoding ABC transporter permease — encoded protein: MGRFLVRRIISSVITLFLFATVVFFVAKVMMPGDFTNNFMPGLGEGRAELQAELGLDRPLFEQWWRFMESFVRGRFGETTDGRPILDLMTTLLPWSLLIFTLSIGLAFLTGHWLGKVVGWSKSRRLKAIIRLGAVTTHTLFPPFLTFVLAVAWINLAGLAGRSAMISLADVDQGAIRVGRSFMILPTTGDPLLWQMSAAFVVTGIVVLSMQRPFLRLFRRRIPGWVLFLLWVGLNLAFWQYLGERAKALDVLFLLSLPLLAVAILTIGEIILVVEAAMDGVAQEAYIHTARAIGMPEKQVRNRHAARVALLPALSRFVVSLPFVLSGLVIVEYAFSVPAHYGASINFPGLSSVLFASLQARDYPLVVGGLLFIGLISVGARIVLDVLHAMLDPRTRYGQTDRPTEMAI
- a CDS encoding RNA-binding protein, yielding MNIYVGNLPYTFTSSDLESVFTPFGEVTSSQVIMDRATGRSRGFGFIEMANDDEGREAIEKLDGSDMDGRRLTVNEARPRQERRPGGGGGGDRY
- a CDS encoding FKBP-type peptidyl-prolyl cis-trans isomerase; the protein is MPASGDRVTVHYTGMLDDGSEFDSSLDGDPLEFEMGAGQVIPGFERAVEPLSVDESATFRLEPGDAYGETRDDLVFDVPAANAPDGLTVGDSVQLATGQPAIVLNVSEATVQVDANHPLAGQALTFTVELVSVVSEGNR
- a CDS encoding alpha/beta hydrolase; this translates as MGRIRLIIRLALAVLVAVVGRTFHRIFRGPVVPTWSWSVEMTVVALRAFIMASAVGGDRAERRALEASFNPRLPRSLRDLVAVRPGSVGSIRGEWHERGGHLDDRATILYLHGGAYLSGNPATHRRFVARLTWETHTRSFVADYRIAPAHPFPAAVDDALSAYLGLLEEGIEPGKIILAGDSAGGGLATALLLRLRDEHHPLPAGSILFSPYTDLEHQSESLRRNWQTDYLPLGDARPNLEYIGTADPRNPYVSPRYGDFTGIAPMLIFAGGREMILDDSLNLAEAAKRDGADVDLILEPDMFHVWPALIPGHPATARAMAKSAEFVVERAVSPGS